Proteins found in one Bremerella volcania genomic segment:
- a CDS encoding efflux RND transporter permease subunit, with amino-acid sequence MKFPHFFIERPIFASVLSFIIVLVGGITYFTLPVSQYPDVAPPTIVVRASYPGATPQVIADTVATPIEQEMNGVDDMLYMESSSSADGTMQLTVTFKLGTDLDDAQVLVQNRVAIAEPRLPEAVRQIGVTTSKQIPDMLMVVHLESPDGSRDQLYISNFAFLRIRDALMRLDGVGDIRIAGGNEYAMRVWLDIERMTHLDLTPGDVIGAIRGQNAQVAAGVIGQPPNDGTGAFQLNVTTEGRLKDTREFGNIIIKRGDDGRVTRLSDVARLELGAQDYSRLSYLDGNPAVAVLIYQRPGTNAVDTAKEVKETMAQLSTDFPQGIGYQIAYNPTDFVEESIAEVFDTLLITTLLVVFTVFIFLHGWRPTVIPVIAIPISLIGTFAVMQTMGVTLNTLSLFGLVLAIGIVVDDAIVVVENVERLIAEGLSPREATHKAMDEVGSALIATTLVLIAVFVPTVFIPSISGRFYQQFAITIAISTAFSTFVSLTLSPAMCALLLRPKDAKKNWVGKVVDVLFGWFFRLFNKTFDVTSNIYAGIISRIVRVSALVLLMYAGLLVATYYSFGMVPNGFIPQQDQGYAIVAIQLPDGAALSRTDAVTKEVARIGGKIDGVAHSVGIAGLSGSTFTISPSAAVTFLPLEDAKERSARGRGIDVIVAELRQKLAGINEAQIFVIPPPPVRGIGRGGGYKMYVQDQSGAGLDALAQVTNQIAAQANQQPGLVQVYSNYRLSVPQIQANVDRTKAEMLDIPVNDVFTALQVYLGSVYVNDFNLLGRTYRVTAQAEPEFRDEPSDILQLRTRSTRGASVPLASIVDVERVVGPDRLVRFNLYPAADLNGDTVPGYSSGQSLDTMEQLANANLPPGFGYAWTDIAFQERQAGNTIVFLFPLAVLFVFLTLAAQYESWLLPLAIILIVPLCLLFAIMGIWFRGMDNNILTQIGFIVLVGLACKNAILIVEFAKAEEDAGKNRFEAAIEACRLRLRPILMTAFSFILGVIPLLIATGAGFEMRRVLGTAVFAGMLGVTIFGLFLTPVFYVVLRKFAKTKPSEA; translated from the coding sequence ATGAAGTTTCCTCACTTCTTTATCGAACGCCCGATCTTCGCGTCGGTGCTGTCGTTCATCATCGTGCTGGTGGGTGGTATTACTTACTTCACACTGCCGGTTTCGCAGTACCCAGACGTTGCTCCACCGACGATCGTGGTGCGGGCCAGTTACCCCGGTGCCACGCCCCAGGTGATTGCCGATACCGTCGCGACGCCGATCGAGCAGGAAATGAACGGCGTCGACGACATGCTGTACATGGAGTCGTCGTCCAGTGCCGACGGAACGATGCAGCTGACGGTGACCTTCAAACTGGGCACCGACCTGGACGACGCCCAGGTGTTGGTGCAAAACCGCGTGGCCATCGCCGAACCGCGCCTGCCGGAAGCCGTTCGCCAGATTGGCGTCACCACCAGCAAGCAGATTCCCGACATGCTGATGGTGGTGCACCTGGAGTCGCCCGACGGTAGCCGCGATCAGCTTTACATCAGCAACTTCGCGTTCCTCCGCATTCGCGACGCGCTGATGCGGCTGGATGGGGTGGGCGATATTCGCATCGCCGGTGGTAACGAATACGCGATGCGGGTGTGGCTCGATATCGAGCGGATGACCCATCTCGATCTGACGCCAGGTGACGTGATCGGTGCGATTCGGGGTCAGAATGCTCAGGTCGCGGCCGGGGTGATCGGTCAGCCGCCCAACGACGGTACCGGCGCGTTCCAATTGAATGTGACGACCGAGGGGCGGCTGAAAGATACCCGGGAGTTCGGTAACATCATCATCAAACGCGGCGACGATGGTCGCGTGACGCGGCTTAGCGACGTGGCCCGCCTGGAACTGGGGGCACAAGACTATTCGCGTCTGAGCTATTTGGACGGCAACCCGGCCGTCGCGGTGCTGATCTACCAGCGGCCAGGCACCAATGCGGTCGATACGGCCAAAGAAGTCAAGGAGACGATGGCCCAGTTGTCGACTGACTTCCCCCAGGGGATCGGCTACCAGATTGCCTACAACCCAACCGACTTCGTCGAAGAGTCGATTGCCGAAGTGTTCGATACGTTGCTGATCACCACGCTGCTAGTGGTCTTCACGGTGTTCATCTTCCTGCATGGCTGGCGACCGACCGTCATCCCGGTGATCGCGATTCCTATATCGTTGATCGGAACGTTTGCCGTGATGCAGACGATGGGGGTGACGCTTAATACGCTTTCGCTGTTTGGCCTCGTGCTGGCGATTGGGATCGTGGTGGACGACGCGATTGTAGTAGTCGAAAACGTCGAACGTTTAATCGCCGAAGGGCTGTCGCCACGAGAAGCGACGCACAAAGCGATGGATGAGGTCGGCTCGGCGTTGATTGCCACCACGCTGGTGTTGATCGCGGTGTTCGTGCCGACGGTCTTCATTCCCAGCATCAGTGGGCGATTCTATCAGCAGTTTGCCATCACGATCGCCATCTCGACCGCGTTCTCGACGTTCGTCTCCTTGACGCTCAGCCCGGCCATGTGTGCCCTGCTGCTGCGGCCCAAGGATGCGAAGAAGAACTGGGTGGGCAAAGTGGTCGACGTGCTGTTTGGTTGGTTCTTCCGACTGTTCAACAAGACGTTCGACGTGACGAGCAACATCTACGCCGGCATCATTTCGCGAATCGTTCGCGTCTCGGCCCTGGTGCTACTCATGTACGCCGGGCTGCTCGTCGCGACCTACTACAGCTTCGGCATGGTTCCCAACGGCTTCATTCCGCAACAGGACCAAGGCTACGCCATCGTGGCGATTCAGCTTCCTGATGGCGCGGCACTTTCTCGAACGGATGCCGTCACCAAGGAGGTTGCCCGCATCGGTGGCAAGATTGACGGGGTGGCTCACTCGGTCGGTATCGCAGGCCTGTCCGGATCGACCTTTACGATTAGCCCGAGTGCCGCGGTGACCTTCCTGCCGCTGGAAGACGCCAAAGAGCGAAGTGCCAGGGGGCGCGGGATTGATGTGATCGTTGCCGAACTGCGGCAAAAGCTGGCCGGCATTAACGAAGCGCAGATCTTCGTGATTCCTCCGCCACCGGTTCGCGGCATCGGTCGTGGGGGCGGTTATAAGATGTACGTGCAAGACCAGAGCGGTGCCGGCCTGGATGCACTCGCCCAGGTTACCAATCAGATCGCGGCCCAGGCCAATCAGCAGCCGGGGCTGGTTCAGGTTTACTCGAACTACCGGCTCAGCGTTCCGCAGATTCAAGCGAACGTCGACCGAACGAAGGCCGAGATGCTCGACATTCCGGTCAACGACGTCTTCACTGCCCTGCAGGTCTATCTCGGCTCGGTCTACGTGAACGACTTCAATCTGCTGGGACGCACCTACCGGGTCACCGCCCAGGCCGAGCCGGAGTTCCGCGACGAACCGAGCGACATCTTGCAGCTTCGTACGCGAAGCACACGAGGGGCCAGCGTGCCGTTGGCTTCGATCGTCGACGTCGAGCGGGTCGTCGGCCCGGATCGCCTGGTACGATTCAACTTGTACCCCGCCGCGGATCTCAACGGCGACACGGTCCCAGGCTATAGCTCGGGGCAGTCTCTCGATACGATGGAACAACTGGCCAACGCGAACCTTCCGCCAGGCTTCGGCTATGCGTGGACCGACATCGCGTTTCAGGAACGCCAGGCGGGCAACACGATTGTCTTCCTGTTTCCGCTGGCGGTGTTGTTCGTCTTTCTGACGCTGGCCGCTCAGTACGAGAGCTGGCTCTTGCCGCTGGCGATCATTTTGATTGTTCCGCTGTGCCTGCTGTTCGCAATCATGGGTATCTGGTTTCGCGGGATGGACAATAACATCCTCACGCAGATTGGCTTCATCGTACTGGTGGGCCTGGCGTGTAAGAATGCGATTCTGATCGTCGAGTTCGCCAAAGCGGAAGAAGATGCCGGCAAGAACCGATTTGAGGCCGCTATCGAAGCGTGTCGCTTGCGACTTCGCCCGATCTTGATGACCGCGTTCTCGTTCATCCTGGGGGTGATTCCGCTGCTGATCGCCACCGGTGCCGGCTTCGAAATGCGACGCGTGCTGGGAACGGCCGTGTTCGCCGGCATGCTGGGGGTGACGATCTTCGGGTTGTTCCTGACGCCGGTCTTCTACGTGGTTTTGCGGAAGTTTGCCAAGACGAAACCGAGCGAAGCGTAG
- a CDS encoding bacterioferritin, producing MSREKSIENLQKALSMELTASHQYQLHAAVLEDWGLDLLAKRMREEMQEELGHSDLYLNRILFLKGEPQLTFDKQPVRAESLQAIFKTDMEDEKEAIEFYTKASQQASADSDIGTRQIFEQIVLDEEGHMAWLELQLDLIERMGEAAYIAKHMSSP from the coding sequence ATGTCGCGAGAGAAGTCGATCGAAAATCTGCAAAAGGCCCTGTCGATGGAATTGACGGCCAGCCATCAATATCAGTTGCATGCCGCCGTCCTGGAAGACTGGGGGCTGGACCTTCTCGCCAAGCGCATGCGAGAAGAAATGCAGGAGGAACTGGGGCACTCGGACTTATACCTCAACCGCATTTTGTTTCTTAAAGGGGAGCCGCAGCTGACGTTCGACAAGCAGCCGGTCCGTGCCGAATCGCTACAGGCCATCTTCAAGACCGACATGGAAGACGAGAAGGAAGCGATCGAGTTCTACACGAAGGCCTCGCAGCAAGCGTCCGCCGATTCCGATATCGGAACACGTCAGATCTTCGAGCAGATCGTCCTCGATGAAGAAGGGCACATGGCCTGGCTCGAACTCCAACTCGATTTGATCGAACGCATGGGAGAAGCGGCCTACATCGCGAAGCACATGTCTTCGCCGTAG
- a CDS encoding Gfo/Idh/MocA family protein encodes MSGHISRRQVIKSLAVAGAAIALPAASYSRVLGANDRLRVGSVGTGGKGWSDLNGVAASPAVEVTALCDIDSSEPHLGRAAEKYSNAKTYTDWRKLLDNANAVDGVIVSTPDFMHAPVSLAAMQLGKHVFCQKPLTHTVFESRQMKEAAKRNKVVTQMGNQIQSHTAYRTAVALVHADKIGKVKEVHSWQAGTPSWPRNIERPAGEDPVPKTVAWNLWQGVAPRRPYKSDIYHPFNWRGWQDYGTGQLGDFGCHILDPVFKSLELTAPLQLTAEAPPLKAETWTESATVRYIFPGTQYTAGDTIHVTWYDAVGVRPPAEVTAHLPKSYSLPNAGSVLIGEKGTLVIPHVAMPKFFPNGADTEAAIEEVLSVDHYVQWADAARGEAETTSAFDYSGPLTETVLLGTVGIRFPGQTLKWNAQEMKIPNFSAAEPWLTKSYAAGWEPTWV; translated from the coding sequence ATGTCTGGGCATATCAGTCGTCGTCAAGTCATCAAGTCTCTAGCAGTTGCCGGTGCCGCGATCGCGTTGCCTGCGGCGAGTTACTCGCGTGTTCTCGGTGCCAATGATCGCCTGCGTGTGGGCAGCGTCGGTACCGGCGGCAAGGGATGGAGCGACCTGAACGGAGTCGCCGCGAGCCCCGCTGTCGAAGTCACCGCTTTGTGCGATATCGACAGCTCGGAGCCCCATCTGGGCCGCGCCGCCGAAAAGTACTCCAATGCCAAGACCTACACCGACTGGCGCAAGCTTCTGGATAACGCCAACGCGGTCGACGGCGTGATTGTTTCCACCCCTGACTTCATGCATGCCCCGGTGTCGCTCGCGGCGATGCAGTTGGGCAAGCATGTCTTCTGCCAGAAGCCGCTGACGCATACCGTTTTCGAATCGCGGCAGATGAAAGAGGCCGCGAAGCGGAACAAAGTCGTCACGCAGATGGGCAATCAAATCCAATCGCACACGGCCTATCGCACGGCGGTGGCCTTGGTACATGCCGACAAGATTGGCAAGGTGAAAGAAGTCCACTCGTGGCAGGCTGGCACCCCCAGTTGGCCCCGCAACATCGAACGACCGGCCGGTGAAGATCCTGTTCCGAAGACCGTGGCGTGGAATCTGTGGCAAGGGGTCGCTCCGCGTCGACCTTACAAGTCGGACATCTACCATCCCTTCAACTGGCGTGGCTGGCAGGACTACGGTACCGGTCAGCTGGGTGACTTTGGTTGCCACATCCTCGACCCGGTGTTCAAATCGCTCGAACTGACGGCTCCGCTTCAGCTCACCGCCGAAGCACCACCACTGAAGGCCGAAACCTGGACCGAAAGTGCGACCGTGCGGTATATCTTCCCAGGCACCCAGTACACCGCCGGCGATACGATCCACGTAACCTGGTACGACGCCGTCGGCGTTCGCCCGCCAGCGGAAGTGACCGCTCATCTCCCCAAATCGTACTCGCTTCCCAACGCCGGATCGGTGCTGATTGGTGAAAAGGGTACGCTTGTGATTCCGCACGTGGCGATGCCCAAATTCTTCCCCAACGGTGCCGACACGGAAGCCGCGATCGAGGAAGTTCTCAGCGTCGATCACTACGTGCAGTGGGCCGACGCAGCACGGGGCGAAGCGGAGACGACGTCGGCGTTCGATTACTCGGGGCCACTCACCGAAACTGTCCTCCTGGGCACCGTCGGCATTCGCTTTCCAGGACAAACTTTGAAGTGGAATGCTCAGGAAATGAAGATTCCCAATTTCTCCGCGGCGGAGCCCTGGCTCACCAAGAGTTATGCCGCCGGATGGGAGCCGACCTGGGTCTAA
- a CDS encoding malate dehydrogenase gives MKVSIVGVGKVGVTLGYSIVLKGLATELVLVSRNSERIRGEALDLQHAAALGPSRVRVRGGDLEATQNSDVVILALAQPADQGGNAMDRIASAKPNAQLFQEVVPKIAPLSPDAILLVVTNPVDVLTYATLKLSGFDRHRVLGTGTLIDSARFRSLLSAHYEIHSDDIRAYVLGEHGQSQFPVLSAVYAGGWYMGKDPEVKRAFEKTLSVAPEVFLAKGYTNFAVASAAAMIVQAIKDNSHHTMPVSTLVDGYYGIEDVCLSLPAVIGREGIAQVLSIALNEEEQAQLRFSAQHLRSVSQSLAEYWSSDTC, from the coding sequence ATGAAGGTTTCCATTGTTGGGGTTGGGAAGGTTGGCGTCACGCTGGGGTACTCGATCGTGCTCAAGGGACTGGCAACCGAACTGGTTCTAGTGAGTCGCAATAGCGAGCGGATCCGCGGCGAAGCCCTCGACCTTCAGCATGCCGCCGCCCTGGGACCCAGTCGCGTCCGCGTTCGCGGCGGTGACCTGGAAGCGACGCAGAACTCGGACGTGGTTATCCTGGCCCTGGCACAACCGGCCGACCAGGGAGGCAACGCGATGGACCGGATCGCCTCGGCCAAACCCAACGCGCAGCTCTTTCAAGAGGTCGTACCGAAGATCGCCCCGTTGAGCCCCGATGCCATTTTGCTGGTCGTTACCAATCCGGTCGATGTGTTGACCTACGCGACGCTGAAGCTCTCTGGCTTCGATCGCCACCGTGTGCTGGGGACCGGCACGCTGATCGATAGTGCCCGCTTCCGCTCGCTTCTTTCAGCGCACTACGAGATCCACTCAGACGACATCCGTGCTTACGTATTGGGTGAGCATGGCCAGTCGCAGTTCCCGGTTCTTAGCGCCGTATACGCCGGAGGGTGGTACATGGGGAAAGACCCTGAAGTGAAGCGGGCATTCGAGAAGACGTTGAGCGTTGCCCCGGAAGTCTTTCTGGCCAAGGGTTACACCAACTTCGCGGTCGCCAGCGCGGCGGCCATGATCGTGCAGGCCATCAAAGACAACTCGCACCACACGATGCCCGTTTCGACACTGGTTGATGGGTACTACGGCATTGAAGACGTGTGCCTATCGCTGCCGGCGGTGATCGGCAGAGAAGGCATTGCCCAGGTGCTAAGCATCGCGCTGAACGAAGAAGAACAAGCCCAGTTGCGCTTTTCCGCTCAACATCTTCGTTCGGTCAGCCAGAGCCTGGCCGAGTACTGGTCGAGCGATACTTGCTAA
- a CDS encoding right-handed parallel beta-helix repeat-containing protein: protein MSFKPPLILALLCLLSISQRGLAEEVQIDSLQQLHKYASRSGNQVILKPGKYHLTELIPLDSIQQRRRDHQYTYIDFSGSDNHFRLEGVEIIADTKIREALRPPVHTNEFIVSGNHNQIYGLTITNTGNGKSPGGALVSITGNDNTISRCKFTVRGSSPYGYGDLFGKGGPSVIGHCKHSGVQILGSRTRVLDCQLFLRSFGHGFFVQGGEGQHFENCYVEGEMRSTDDILGETDGPANRVDFQMVLETRNGDHTVLPGYTKSLCEDGFRTYNEVKDVTLINCVAKHMRGGFELRTKGGGVHIKNCEAIGCERGYWVGNGAIIEDSRGDNQFGPLLYVEGRGTQIDLTCSDKPPQSIVHALAAISGSGHVISLRAKSNESNASASPILVGYSAPPAGEGMCFLSVRPASNISLENRTPSPVIVHRKSDLNQIDSLEAVTYDDRPRR, encoded by the coding sequence ATGTCTTTCAAACCTCCCCTGATTCTCGCGCTGCTATGTCTCCTTTCGATAAGTCAACGTGGATTGGCTGAAGAAGTGCAAATTGACTCTCTCCAGCAATTGCACAAATACGCTAGCCGTAGCGGTAACCAGGTCATCTTGAAACCGGGCAAATACCACCTGACCGAGTTGATTCCGCTTGATTCCATTCAGCAACGTCGGCGCGATCATCAATACACGTACATCGATTTCTCAGGCAGCGACAATCATTTTCGGCTGGAAGGGGTCGAGATCATCGCCGACACGAAGATTCGTGAAGCCTTACGTCCCCCGGTGCATACCAACGAGTTCATCGTTAGTGGAAATCACAATCAAATTTATGGCCTGACCATTACGAACACCGGCAACGGGAAATCGCCAGGCGGGGCGTTGGTATCGATCACGGGCAACGACAATACGATCAGTCGGTGCAAGTTCACCGTACGAGGTTCCTCGCCGTATGGATATGGTGATCTCTTTGGAAAAGGGGGGCCTTCGGTCATTGGACACTGCAAACACAGTGGCGTTCAGATTCTCGGCAGTCGTACCAGAGTCCTGGATTGCCAGCTCTTCCTACGTTCCTTTGGCCATGGCTTCTTTGTTCAGGGTGGAGAAGGTCAGCACTTCGAGAACTGCTACGTCGAGGGAGAGATGCGTTCAACGGACGACATACTGGGTGAAACGGACGGCCCCGCCAATCGCGTTGATTTTCAGATGGTTCTTGAAACGAGAAACGGCGACCATACCGTTCTGCCAGGTTACACGAAATCGCTGTGCGAAGACGGCTTCCGCACCTACAACGAGGTGAAAGACGTTACGCTGATCAACTGCGTCGCCAAGCACATGCGCGGTGGTTTTGAACTACGCACCAAGGGTGGCGGCGTGCACATTAAAAACTGTGAAGCCATCGGCTGCGAGCGTGGCTATTGGGTTGGCAACGGAGCAATTATTGAAGATAGCCGTGGCGACAATCAATTTGGCCCGTTGCTATATGTCGAGGGAAGGGGGACTCAAATTGATCTGACGTGCAGCGATAAGCCTCCCCAGTCGATCGTCCATGCACTTGCGGCCATCTCGGGAAGCGGCCATGTCATTTCCCTCCGCGCCAAGTCGAACGAGTCGAACGCCTCTGCCTCTCCGATTCTGGTTGGCTATTCGGCCCCACCGGCTGGTGAAGGAATGTGCTTCCTATCGGTTCGCCCTGCGTCAAACATCTCGCTGGAAAACCGTACGCCTTCGCCAGTGATCGTCCATCGGAAGTCCGACTTGAATCAGATCGACAGCCTGGAGGCAGTCACTTACGACGATCGCCCGCGCCGCTAG
- a CDS encoding Fur family transcriptional regulator, with protein sequence MARKRKSGFSMEAAKTLLRGANLRCTAARIAVVQTLADHQTPLSPNEVADELSEFGFDKSTIYRSLTELDESGIVARLDLGDAVRRFELLPSGSEGRSEHPHFMCVDCGKVMCLSGFHIELVPDNPKQKPPGKMEEVLIKGHCDACR encoded by the coding sequence ATGGCACGCAAGCGTAAATCTGGATTCTCGATGGAAGCCGCCAAAACCCTGCTTCGCGGAGCTAATCTCCGCTGCACGGCGGCTCGCATAGCGGTCGTTCAGACGCTCGCCGACCATCAGACTCCGCTGAGCCCCAATGAAGTCGCCGACGAGCTCTCGGAATTCGGTTTCGACAAGTCGACCATCTATCGATCGCTGACCGAATTGGACGAATCAGGCATTGTGGCCCGGCTCGATTTAGGGGACGCGGTGCGTCGGTTCGAATTGTTGCCGTCGGGATCGGAGGGACGTTCCGAGCATCCCCACTTCATGTGCGTCGACTGCGGCAAGGTGATGTGCCTGTCGGGGTTTCACATCGAACTGGTGCCCGATAACCCCAAGCAGAAGCCGCCGGGCAAAATGGAAGAAGTGCTGATCAAAGGGCACTGCGACGCGTGCCGCTAG
- a CDS encoding DUF1559 family PulG-like putative transporter, with product MSRYRMPKAFTLVELLVVIAIIGVLIALLLPAVQQARAAARRMETMNKFKQIGLATHNFHDTFGDLPPSVVTDTGLKYNRGSALLLIMPYVEQNALGRKAFDTGDFYAAYREPVPLYTNPTDWTNGGNPTLVDGGWGTYGVTGFAANYTAMGYMDNMEDKSKDFASITDGTSNTIFYAEKFTKCQTSTLYYNIWAYGDASWYEWNPVFAAYITGPASKFQVNPSSGDASATCNPQLAQSPRSSGILISLGDGSTRHLNATIDEDVWWALCTPDQGEVSSFE from the coding sequence ATGTCTCGTTATCGAATGCCTAAAGCATTCACACTGGTCGAACTGCTGGTCGTGATCGCGATCATTGGCGTGCTCATTGCATTGCTTCTGCCGGCAGTCCAACAAGCACGTGCCGCCGCACGTCGCATGGAAACGATGAACAAGTTCAAGCAGATCGGCTTGGCGACCCACAACTTCCACGACACCTTTGGCGACCTGCCGCCTTCGGTCGTGACGGACACCGGCCTGAAATACAATCGCGGATCGGCATTGCTGTTGATCATGCCGTACGTCGAACAGAATGCTCTCGGCAGAAAGGCGTTTGATACCGGTGACTTCTATGCCGCGTATCGCGAGCCGGTTCCGCTATACACCAACCCGACCGACTGGACCAACGGGGGCAACCCAACGCTTGTCGATGGCGGCTGGGGAACCTACGGTGTAACGGGCTTCGCGGCGAACTATACCGCGATGGGTTACATGGACAACATGGAAGACAAGTCAAAAGACTTTGCCAGCATCACCGATGGCACGTCGAACACGATCTTCTATGCCGAGAAGTTTACCAAGTGCCAGACATCGACGTTGTACTACAACATCTGGGCCTACGGCGACGCCAGCTGGTATGAATGGAACCCGGTGTTTGCCGCCTACATCACCGGGCCGGCATCGAAGTTCCAGGTCAATCCATCCTCGGGTGATGCCAGCGCGACTTGCAATCCCCAGTTGGCGCAAAGCCCTCGCTCGAGCGGAATCCTGATTTCCCTGGGTGACGGCAGCACGCGTCACTTGAACGCCACCATCGATGAAGACGTGTGGTGGGCTCTGTGCACACCAGATCAAGGGGAGGTCAGTAGCTTTGAATAA